In Vanacampus margaritifer isolate UIUO_Vmar chromosome 6, RoL_Vmar_1.0, whole genome shotgun sequence, the DNA window TGATGCAGAAGAAGAACATGTGGGAGGTCATTGGAGATTCCTCAGGGAGGCCCACCGCAAACGTCAAGGTAacgcatgctaatgctaacatgctatgcGTGTTGTTTTGTGCGACGCATGTTGATGTTTGTTGTGCGTCTTCGTCAGGGCTCGGCAGCAGTGAGCAAGAAGTACACGTTTGTGGTGACGGGACACGGCAAGTACCAGAAGATGTCTGTGGACCAGGAACTTGCCATCAATGGAAAGTCTGGTGAGAGAAGCCACGCCCACTTGAAATACACTGGAAACAAAACTAGAGGCACTTTTGTACTGTGAATGGCCACCAAACTCTACTTCTTGCTACATTTTAATCTTAAAATTATAACCACcatttttggggaaaactgGTTCCTGGGCATCTTTGAAGTATTAGGCCTCCCCTCCCAGCGGGCTCTTCTCGTTTGTCCTAAAATATTCCCAGGATCCAAAGTTTTTGAGAAATAGTACCTATAACTAAAAAGTCCTCGGTACGTAGATGTAAATAACATTTCAGCAAATCGAATCAATGAGCTCGCAGAAGTGGCTGCAGCAAATGTCGCAAATGGCGGAAAAGGGCTCTTGAAAGTACAACGTAGAAGATACTTTTGAAAGTTAGCTCTGAAATCCTTCAATATCTGACGTTCAGATCCATCCTGAAAGCCCTCATCCTAAACCTACTTGACCCCGAAAGCAGACTTGGCCACTTCCATTGTTGTGTCGGCCCGTTGTTGTTAACGTCCACCTTTCAAACGGCGGGCGTTTTGACACAAAAATACCAAATGGATTGAGAAGGACCATCTGTACTGACCCAGTTGGGCGGACCAAAACCTACTTCAGTCCGTGTTCAGCCCGTGTATTTTTTCGAGGCTTCGCAAGCGCAAAGCTGGGACTCCATCAACGACGGGccgatggaagtgcccaccccTGTCCCAAACCCAAAGCCAAGAAATCCCGAACCCTGCTGAAAATCCCAAACCCTAACCTCATGATATCGAATTGACAAAAATTGGCAACAGGTGAAAAACTTTGCctggttgttttattttgaaattcccTCAGAGAAGTGAAGGTAGAAATTCAGATTTAGAATTTAAAAACGTAAGatgagcgcgcacacacacacgcaaaaaaaacaaaacatgcagagGAACTTTGGCAGTTAAGCCCGCTTTTTGACTTTCCAACTATTCGTCTTGTCAACTTTCACGACGACCTTCAAGTTTCTTGACATTCTCTTGACACAAACCTTCTCCTTCTGGAATCAATTCCATCTAATCTCGAACACAACAAACAGCGTAAACGTGACTATTTTGTGACTCAATCTAGAAGGTCAAAAAGAAAGCATCCGACTTGAGGAAACTGGAGGAAGAGCGAGGTGGGCACGAAAGACCACCAAAGGAAGATTTGGAACAAACGGGAGGCTCGTTAAGGCGTTGAAACATCAAAGCTTTTAATGGGAAGACAAACGAGGTGCTGACGTGAAAGCCAAACGAGCACAAGCAGGACCCGGCGACTCCTCAAGGCCTGATGAGTCCACACGGCCGCGCACACTCGAACCTTTCCCGAATTGACTTCTTAAGAAGAGCTGAAGCCTCTGGCGGTTCTGTTAAAGTCTTTTGGCTCGTCCTCTTTTGCCTTGCGTGCAATCAGGCCCATCTCAAAGACGGTGGAGAACTTGGCGAGGGGTCTGCAGGCCGCCTCCTTCAGCTTCTTGGCGTCAAACTTGGGGCTGAAGAGCAAGATGGGCAGCCGGTGCGCAAAGGATGGGATTTCCTTGGCCTCCTCCCTGCTCTTGTCCTCGTCCTTCTTCCCGTCCGTCTTCTGCTGCTCTTCCTTCTTCTTCAGCTCGATCTGATGCATGATGTTCTCCTTGCTGGAGAACATCTGGAAGAGGACGGCGTCCCACATCTTGGTGGCTTTCGGGGGGGTGGAGCCGGCGGCGTGGCCTCCCTGGCTCTGGTCCTGCCTCTGGTCCTGGCTCTGGTCCTGGCTCTGGTCCTGACCCGCCCCCTCCGTTTGTGGAAACAAAGGCTCTTCCTGCTCCACTACCATGTGCTTCTTTAGTCTGGACCAGCCGCTCATTTTGGATTTCAAGGCCTTTGGTTTCTGGACGGTTTTAGGCGACTCGCCATCTTTCTTGTCGGCTCCTGCAAGTCTTCCGGGCTTGTTGTCCTTGTTTTGACTTTGGGCAGATTTGGCTTTGACCTTCTCAACCTCATTGACTTTCACCGGCTCTTCAACCTTTGCCTGATCTTGTGGTTTGGCGGGCAGgacttttttgtctttgccaAGGAGCTTTCTGACTGCCAACAGAGGGTCCTTCTCACGAGTTGGAGGAGCTTGTTTGGCCACAGAAGGTTTTGGCAAGTCCGTCTTCTGGTGCACGGCACTTCTGCTGTCTGAGGTTGGCGGTTTAATGTTTGGtgtttcacaaatctgttgtcGTCGTTTCTCTGGGAACGCTGGAGGAACCGTCCTTACCTCAGGCTGTGGTGTCACTGCTGAGTTGTCTGGTGTCTGGGAGACAACAATCATAGGAATTAACGAGGTGGTCTTGTCCTTGCTTTCTTCCACTTCTCGGGTCGGTGTTTGACTCCGGGTGTCTGCGGCCTCCTCGTGAGTTGCATCCTGAGATCCGCTCATCTCAAAGGCCGCTGCGTGCGTTCGGATTCCACCGTAAGCGGCATACTCTCCAGGCATCAGCCCGCGGTAGGCAGACTTGGATTTGGGCCCCACTAGAGTTGGGGTCTTTGACCTCTGCAAGGCTGCCGCCGGTCCACCTTGGAGGGACAGCCCGTACGTGGGAGTTCTTGGTCTTTTGAAAGCTGGAGACGAGCTTAGCAGCCGGGATGCCTCGGAGGTTGGAGTTTTAGGCCTCTGATACCCGAAGGATGTCACGGCCGATGTTAGCTCAGCTGTCAGAGTTCTTCTGCTCAGATCTGGTTCTGATTTGGACTTTGTAACCATCTGTGGGAAGCTTTCCTGGACCTCCCCGTTCAGAACCGTCGTAAGCACGTTGATCTCTGGAGTCTTGGCTCTCATTTTGGGGCTTCTGGACCTGTCCGGCTCCGTCGTCACTGGCGACACGGCAAACAACAGAGGGTTAGCTTTGGAAACCTCAAACACGGGCGTCGCAGCGCGCTTTGCCGGGGTTCTCGGACGCCCTGAGAGGCACCGCGGTGATTGCATTTCCCGGGTTGGGGTTTTGACCCTCATTTGGGATGTGGGCGTGGCTCTCCTTATCTCGATGCTTGGAGCTACTGCAGCATTGATGTCAACTTTGGCAGTTTTTCTTCCCACGTCTGCGCTGGGTGTTTTTGCTTGCGGCTCCGAGCTGACCAAAGGATTTGGGGTGATGGACCTCCCGGCTTCAAATGCCGGTCTTGCTTCTTGGTTGCTTTCAGTGGTGACGGTGCAGCCGATGGCAATTAGGGCCACTGTGTCGTACACTGGTGGCGTCCTGGATGTCTCGTAGTAGGAGGTGCTCGCCGTGTACTGGCGGATTTGGGGGACCTCAAACATGGTCTTGGGAGATTTGGAAGGTTCGGAGGCCTTGAATGTTGGACGAGGACTTTTGGGCTTGACGAACTGAGTCAGCACAGTGAGAGGCCTAATCAAAGCCTGAGCTCCCGCTGCTGGGTAGAAGAACGGATTGGGGCTGACTGGTTTTGGCTTGGTTGGAGGGCCCGCAGCTAGTCTGGGAGCTTCTTGGAAAGGACTCATATTTGGGGGTTTTGACTCTGGAGGAGGAACGCTTAGCTGAGGCACAGAAGAAGGTTGCCGAGGGATTATAGGGGCCACGGGCTGGAAGGGCCCCGGCTGGACGGGCACCATCGGAGTGGGTGGTGCTTGTTGCGGCGAACTCGGGTACAGAATGGCGGCGCCGTGTTGCGGGTATTGCGAGAAGGCGAGCGGCTGAGGCGAGAACCTGCCCGCTCGAGAGAAGGCCGCCCGCTGCGGGTACGGCGACGCCACATGCTGATAAAGCGGGCGGGCGGCGAAGCGAGACGACTGCTGGGCGGCGTAGCGCGCATACGGCACCTCAGGCGTTTTGGGCGGCGTGGCGTGGTCGCTGCGCTCCAGGTCGGGGCTGGCTTCGTTGACGGGGGACAGGCTGGACCGGAAAGGGGCGGCCGCCTGCGACGCCTGCGGGGACGTCTTCTTTTTGCCGTTGCGTTTCAGGAGCTTCTGGAGTCGGGCATTGTCTTTCCCGGGCTTGGGGAACAAGGGGGGCGGGTACTGGAGGGAGAAGAATCCAGGCGGGATGGCGGCTCCGTAAGCGACCGCCATGAGCACCTCCACCTCCTGAAGACCAAAGCGCAGCAAGTGTCAGACTCAAGTATATACGCCATGCAAATAcaattagcttagcatgctaaaGTAACACTGAGACCAGTTTTTCAGCCAATAATGGAGGTtccataaaaagaaaatgaaaacctaAAGTGCTGCACcaaaaaggttttcattttgACATCGCAAGTTAAACCACCAAAAGTAAAcgttcaaaactacattttgACCAAGATTGGACTTTCACTTGGCTGTTCATCGTTGTTAAATgtctaactttattttttagacttATTGATTACATTcttaattattacattttttaggcCTTAAAATGTGTCCATTTTGCCCGTGTAATAAAAACAGGATTCAATTTGATTGCTCCTTTCAAGAAACTAAAA includes these proteins:
- the prr33 gene encoding uncharacterized protein prr33, which translates into the protein MAVAYGAAIPPGFFSLQYPPPLFPKPGKDNARLQKLLKRNGKKKTSPQASQAAAPFRSSLSPVNEASPDLERSDHATPPKTPEVPYARYAAQQSSRFAARPLYQHVASPYPQRAAFSRAGRFSPQPLAFSQYPQHGAAILYPSSPQQAPPTPMVPVQPGPFQPVAPIIPRQPSSVPQLSVPPPESKPPNMSPFQEAPRLAAGPPTKPKPVSPNPFFYPAAGAQALIRPLTVLTQFVKPKSPRPTFKASEPSKSPKTMFEVPQIRQYTASTSYYETSRTPPVYDTVALIAIGCTVTTESNQEARPAFEAGRSITPNPLVSSEPQAKTPSADVGRKTAKVDINAAVAPSIEIRRATPTSQMRVKTPTREMQSPRCLSGRPRTPAKRAATPVFEVSKANPLLFAVSPVTTEPDRSRSPKMRAKTPEINVLTTVLNGEVQESFPQMVTKSKSEPDLSRRTLTAELTSAVTSFGYQRPKTPTSEASRLLSSSPAFKRPRTPTYGLSLQGGPAAALQRSKTPTLVGPKSKSAYRGLMPGEYAAYGGIRTHAAAFEMSGSQDATHEEAADTRSQTPTREVEESKDKTTSLIPMIVVSQTPDNSAVTPQPEVRTVPPAFPEKRRQQICETPNIKPPTSDSRSAVHQKTDLPKPSVAKQAPPTREKDPLLAVRKLLGKDKKVLPAKPQDQAKVEEPVKVNEVEKVKAKSAQSQNKDNKPGRLAGADKKDGESPKTVQKPKALKSKMSGWSRLKKHMVVEQEEPLFPQTEGAGQDQSQDQSQDQRQDQSQGGHAAGSTPPKATKMWDAVLFQMFSSKENIMHQIELKKKEEQQKTDGKKDEDKSREEAKEIPSFAHRLPILLFSPKFDAKKLKEAACRPLAKFSTVFEMGLIARKAKEDEPKDFNRTARGFSSS